The following are encoded in a window of Caldicellulosiruptor danielii genomic DNA:
- the atpE gene encoding ATP synthase F0 subunit C, with protein sequence MTALAAGIAMLAGLGVGIGIGIATAKAAEAVGRQPEAQGRIMPIFFLGAALAEAVAIYSFVIAILLVLKVK encoded by the coding sequence ATGACAGCATTAGCAGCTGGTATAGCAATGCTGGCAGGTTTAGGTGTAGGTATTGGTATTGGTATTGCAACTGCAAAAGCAGCCGAGGCGGTTGGACGTCAACCTGAAGCGCAAGGCAGAATTATGCCAATTTTTTTTCTTGGTGCAGCACTTGCAGAAGCAGTTGCTATCTACAGTTTTGTTATTGCAATATTGTTAGTTTTAAAGGTTAAATAA